A genome region from Hevea brasiliensis isolate MT/VB/25A 57/8 chromosome 9, ASM3005281v1, whole genome shotgun sequence includes the following:
- the LOC110636681 gene encoding PHAF1 protein At3g51130 isoform X3 has protein sequence MLQHRPPPQRRRRRCVGTAVGTIVLDLHPGHGVGPFSLGMPICEALAQIEEQRNTYDVVDVRFYDEEPLSSDIIIGFPVHGFRLRFDPWSQRLRLIEIVDVKRLQMRYATFLIGGPSTLATFVDVYAIFGPTFPGIYDKDRGVYTLFYPGLSFTFPIPSQYTDCCPNGEAELPLEFPDGTTPVTCRVFIYDSSTNKKGGLGSLIDNASAPPLPATSLYMEEVHVKLGEELYFSTGGQRIPFGASQQDVWSELGHPCGFHQKQVDQMAIHSASDPRTRKILCEDHFYNYFTRGLDILFDGRTHKVKKFILHSNHPGHVDFNSYIKCNFVIQVNNSKHITPSTKWDQVKEILGDCGRAVIRKQGSPSNPFGSTLVYGYQNIAFEVMKNGYIATATLFQS, from the exons ATGTTGCAGCACCGGCCTCCGCCCCAGCGGCGTCGTCGAAGGTGCGTGGGCACCGCCGTGGGAACCATAGTTCTCGATCTCCACCCTGGCCACGGTGTCGGCCCCTTCTCTCTTG GAATGCCAATATGTGAAGCGTTGGCCCAGATTGAGGAGCAGCGTAACACTTACGACGTCGTTGACGTGAGGTTTTATGATGAG GAACCACTTAGTTCTGACATTATAATTGGCTTTCCGGTTCATGGTTTTCGTCTTCGTTTTGATCCTTGGTCCCAG AGACTACGGTTGATTGAAATTGTTGATGTTAAACGGCTGCAAATGCGCTATGCCACCTTTCTTATTGG GGGACCTTCGACTTTAGCTACTTTTGTAGACGTATATGCAATTTTCGGGCCAACCTTTCCTGGTATTTATGACAAAGATAGAGGAGTATACACTCTGTTCTACCCA GGCCTATCCTTTACTTTTCCAATTCCTAGCCAGTATACAGATTGCTGCCCCAATGGAGAAG CAGAACTGCCACTGGAGTTTCCAGATGGTACTACACCAGTAACATGCCGTGTGTTTATATATGATAGTTCTACAAACAAAAAAGGTGGTCTTGGATCATTAATAGACAATGCTTCTGCTCCTCCGCTACCTGCTACCAGCCTGTACATGGAAGAGGTGCATGTTAAG CTTGGTGAAGAGTTATATTTTTCCACGGGGGGGCAGCGTATTCCCTTTGGTGCATCTCAACAG GATGTTTGGAGTGAATTAGGTCATCCTTGTGGATTTCATCAAAAGCAG GTAGACCAAATGGCCATTCACTCTGCTTCAGACCCTCGTACACGGAAAATACTTTGTGAAGATCACTTCTATAATTATTTCACTCGTGGTTTGGACATCTTATTTGATGGACGG ACTCATAAGGTCAAGAAGTTCATTTTGCACTCAAACCACCCTGGTCATGTGGATTTCAATTCATATATAAAGTGCAATTTTGTTATACAAG TAAATAACTCGAAACATATTACACCAAGCACAAAGTGGGACCAAGTTAAG GAAATCCTTGGGGACTGTGGCCGAGCAGTTATTCGAAAACAGGGTTCTCCAAGTAATCCTTTTGGATCCACGTTGGTTTATGGTTATCAGAACATTGCCTTTGAG gtgatgaaaaatggttataTTGCAACTGCAACGCTCTTCCAGTCATGA
- the LOC110636681 gene encoding PHAF1 protein At3g51130 isoform X2 — translation MLQHRPPPQRRRRRCVGTAVGTIVLDLHPGHGVGPFSLGMPICEALAQIEEQRNTYDVVDVRFYDEVSTASFCNNTITHYYACYTQEPLSSDIIIGFPVHGFRLRFDPWSQRLRLIEIVDVKRLQMRYATFLIGGPSTLATFVDVYAIFGPTFPGIYDKDRGVYTLFYPGLSFTFPIPSQYTDCCPNGEELPLEFPDGTTPVTCRVFIYDSSTNKKGGLGSLIDNASAPPLPATSLYMEEVHVKLGEELYFSTGGQRIPFGASQQDVWSELGHPCGFHQKQVDQMAIHSASDPRTRKILCEDHFYNYFTRGLDILFDGRTHKVKKFILHSNHPGHVDFNSYIKCNFVIQVNNSKHITPSTKWDQVKEILGDCGRAVIRKQGSPSNPFGSTLVYGYQNIAFEVMKNGYIATATLFQS, via the exons ATGTTGCAGCACCGGCCTCCGCCCCAGCGGCGTCGTCGAAGGTGCGTGGGCACCGCCGTGGGAACCATAGTTCTCGATCTCCACCCTGGCCACGGTGTCGGCCCCTTCTCTCTTG GAATGCCAATATGTGAAGCGTTGGCCCAGATTGAGGAGCAGCGTAACACTTACGACGTCGTTGACGTGAGGTTTTATGATGAG GTGTCTACGGCTTCTTTCTGTAACAATACAATCACTCATTACTATGCCTGTTACACGCAGGAACCACTTAGTTCTGACATTATAATTGGCTTTCCGGTTCATGGTTTTCGTCTTCGTTTTGATCCTTGGTCCCAG AGACTACGGTTGATTGAAATTGTTGATGTTAAACGGCTGCAAATGCGCTATGCCACCTTTCTTATTGG GGGACCTTCGACTTTAGCTACTTTTGTAGACGTATATGCAATTTTCGGGCCAACCTTTCCTGGTATTTATGACAAAGATAGAGGAGTATACACTCTGTTCTACCCA GGCCTATCCTTTACTTTTCCAATTCCTAGCCAGTATACAGATTGCTGCCCCAATGGAGAAG AACTGCCACTGGAGTTTCCAGATGGTACTACACCAGTAACATGCCGTGTGTTTATATATGATAGTTCTACAAACAAAAAAGGTGGTCTTGGATCATTAATAGACAATGCTTCTGCTCCTCCGCTACCTGCTACCAGCCTGTACATGGAAGAGGTGCATGTTAAG CTTGGTGAAGAGTTATATTTTTCCACGGGGGGGCAGCGTATTCCCTTTGGTGCATCTCAACAG GATGTTTGGAGTGAATTAGGTCATCCTTGTGGATTTCATCAAAAGCAG GTAGACCAAATGGCCATTCACTCTGCTTCAGACCCTCGTACACGGAAAATACTTTGTGAAGATCACTTCTATAATTATTTCACTCGTGGTTTGGACATCTTATTTGATGGACGG ACTCATAAGGTCAAGAAGTTCATTTTGCACTCAAACCACCCTGGTCATGTGGATTTCAATTCATATATAAAGTGCAATTTTGTTATACAAG TAAATAACTCGAAACATATTACACCAAGCACAAAGTGGGACCAAGTTAAG GAAATCCTTGGGGACTGTGGCCGAGCAGTTATTCGAAAACAGGGTTCTCCAAGTAATCCTTTTGGATCCACGTTGGTTTATGGTTATCAGAACATTGCCTTTGAG gtgatgaaaaatggttataTTGCAACTGCAACGCTCTTCCAGTCATGA
- the LOC110636681 gene encoding PHAF1 protein At3g51130 isoform X1, with protein sequence MLQHRPPPQRRRRRCVGTAVGTIVLDLHPGHGVGPFSLGMPICEALAQIEEQRNTYDVVDVRFYDEVSTASFCNNTITHYYACYTQEPLSSDIIIGFPVHGFRLRFDPWSQRLRLIEIVDVKRLQMRYATFLIGGPSTLATFVDVYAIFGPTFPGIYDKDRGVYTLFYPGLSFTFPIPSQYTDCCPNGEAELPLEFPDGTTPVTCRVFIYDSSTNKKGGLGSLIDNASAPPLPATSLYMEEVHVKLGEELYFSTGGQRIPFGASQQDVWSELGHPCGFHQKQVDQMAIHSASDPRTRKILCEDHFYNYFTRGLDILFDGRTHKVKKFILHSNHPGHVDFNSYIKCNFVIQVNNSKHITPSTKWDQVKEILGDCGRAVIRKQGSPSNPFGSTLVYGYQNIAFEVMKNGYIATATLFQS encoded by the exons ATGTTGCAGCACCGGCCTCCGCCCCAGCGGCGTCGTCGAAGGTGCGTGGGCACCGCCGTGGGAACCATAGTTCTCGATCTCCACCCTGGCCACGGTGTCGGCCCCTTCTCTCTTG GAATGCCAATATGTGAAGCGTTGGCCCAGATTGAGGAGCAGCGTAACACTTACGACGTCGTTGACGTGAGGTTTTATGATGAG GTGTCTACGGCTTCTTTCTGTAACAATACAATCACTCATTACTATGCCTGTTACACGCAGGAACCACTTAGTTCTGACATTATAATTGGCTTTCCGGTTCATGGTTTTCGTCTTCGTTTTGATCCTTGGTCCCAG AGACTACGGTTGATTGAAATTGTTGATGTTAAACGGCTGCAAATGCGCTATGCCACCTTTCTTATTGG GGGACCTTCGACTTTAGCTACTTTTGTAGACGTATATGCAATTTTCGGGCCAACCTTTCCTGGTATTTATGACAAAGATAGAGGAGTATACACTCTGTTCTACCCA GGCCTATCCTTTACTTTTCCAATTCCTAGCCAGTATACAGATTGCTGCCCCAATGGAGAAG CAGAACTGCCACTGGAGTTTCCAGATGGTACTACACCAGTAACATGCCGTGTGTTTATATATGATAGTTCTACAAACAAAAAAGGTGGTCTTGGATCATTAATAGACAATGCTTCTGCTCCTCCGCTACCTGCTACCAGCCTGTACATGGAAGAGGTGCATGTTAAG CTTGGTGAAGAGTTATATTTTTCCACGGGGGGGCAGCGTATTCCCTTTGGTGCATCTCAACAG GATGTTTGGAGTGAATTAGGTCATCCTTGTGGATTTCATCAAAAGCAG GTAGACCAAATGGCCATTCACTCTGCTTCAGACCCTCGTACACGGAAAATACTTTGTGAAGATCACTTCTATAATTATTTCACTCGTGGTTTGGACATCTTATTTGATGGACGG ACTCATAAGGTCAAGAAGTTCATTTTGCACTCAAACCACCCTGGTCATGTGGATTTCAATTCATATATAAAGTGCAATTTTGTTATACAAG TAAATAACTCGAAACATATTACACCAAGCACAAAGTGGGACCAAGTTAAG GAAATCCTTGGGGACTGTGGCCGAGCAGTTATTCGAAAACAGGGTTCTCCAAGTAATCCTTTTGGATCCACGTTGGTTTATGGTTATCAGAACATTGCCTTTGAG gtgatgaaaaatggttataTTGCAACTGCAACGCTCTTCCAGTCATGA